The genomic DNA TTGAGACGGCCCATCAGTTGGATCAATTTCTCATGCAAACCGGGAACGTCAGCTTCCTGAGCCGCTTCCTGGCCGAGACGCATGATCCGTTCATCAATTTCCTTTTGACATTCCGAAACAATCTCTTCAATCCGAGTCGGATGAATACGACCGTCCTGAATGAGCCTCTGCATGGCCATTTTTCCGATTTCGCGGCGGACACTGTCAAAGGACGAAATGATAACCACGCCCGGAGTATCATCGACGATCACATCCACACCGGTCAATTTCTCGAAGGTGCGAATGTTGCGACCTTCCCGCCCGATGATACGGCCCTTCATTTCATCGCTGGGGATATCGATGCTCGAAACGGTAATTTCTGAGGTGTGAGCAGAGGCATACCGCTGCACGGCCATGCCGATAATTTCCCGGGCTTTGGAGTCACAGGTCTCTTTGATCTCTGCTTCGTGCTTGAGGATCAACTGACCTGTTTCGTTTCGCAGTTCGGTTTTTACGCGATCGAGCAGACGTTCGACGGCTTGTTCTTTTTTCAGGCCGCTGATTTTGTAGAGCTCTTCCTGCTCCTGTTTGAGGATGCGGGTCAGCTCGGTTTCGCGGCGTTCTGCAGTTTTAAGGCGTTCGGTCAGTCGATTCTGCATCGACTCAATCATCCGCTCCCGTTTGGTCACATTTTCCTGCAGGTCTTCGAGTGTAGACTCGCGTTTGTCCATTTTGCGTTCGAGATCGCGAATTTCGTTTCGCTGTTTACTCAACTCGGCTTCGAGTTGTTCGCGACGCTTGAGGACTTCTTCCTTCGCGGCAATTTCACCATTTTTGCGAATCACCTCGGCTTCACGCTTGCCATCTTCGAGCATCTGGTCTTTGGTGCGATAACTCGCTCCCAGCCGTACGCGTTCCAACATGTAGCCGACAGCTAAGCCGACTAACAGGGCGATTCCGCCCAAAATATATGCTTCTGTTCCCATCGGTATAACTCCGACCGGGAGACGTGCAGCTCACCTAAATGCAGCCAGAATAGACGCTTCTATGATCGACGTGACTGTCGATTTTTTTGTGATGGGTCGCGATCAAACTGAAACTCAAGTGTGCCATTCGTGAAGCATCCGGTAATGAGCGCGGGCGTTTGAAGGAAACAACCCTCGTTCGTCGGTTCATAATACGGAATACTACTGATTGACACGCAGTTTCGCGAGGACGGCGCAGCCCGACCAACCGACGTACTCGTACGTTTACTCTCGGAGAGAGTACGGAGTCTGCCAGTTGATGAGGCAATATGTCGAGCCTCCGGAAATGTCGAAACATTTCCAGCAGCAGACACAGTCCCAGAGTTGTGAAGAGGAGATACACCATGAAAATTTCTCTTCCGCAGTTTGATTTCAGCCATCCCAGTCGTCTTGTCCTGGTACAATTTGCCCCAACTCCCTAAGAAACAGGAGGATTGGAGCGGTGGCGATCTTGAACGCTGCCCGATATTCTTAAAATAAATAATGTGAGCGAGTGTTCAGGCTGACGAACGCCTCTCAGTTCCACTAAGTTTGTTGTCATGTCAAGATCCATCTCGACAACCACAAGTCGCCTTAACAGATCTGACGGAATTTCCTCAAAGCATATTAACAGACGTCACCGGTTTATCAACTAACGGGTGGGTTGAAGGTTGAAGGGTAAAGGGTGAAGGGGCGGTTACTATTAGTTACGATGATCAGAATGATTTCACTCTCAACACTCAACCTTCAACACATAACCCATTCCTATGCTTGAATTCGAAAAAAAACTGCTTTCTTCGATTTCTGCATCGGATATTAGATTAGGGAATATCTTACTGGCCATTTCGGGGGGGGCTGATAGCGTGGCGATGTTGCGGGCAATGGCTGCAATTGCTTCGAAAGCCAAAATTTCTCTCGAAGTTGCTCATTTCAATCATCAGGTTCGGCCTGATGCAGCCTCTGACCAAGACTGGGTTGGAGAACTTTGCAGTAAGCTGAGACTCAGATTCTGGACGAATTCCGTGAAGGATACCGATGATCAGCCAGATCCTGTCCAGAACGATGAAGCCTCGTTGCGGGAAATGCGCTATCAGTTTCTCGTTGAAACGGCTCATTCGGCAAGTTGTCAGAGCATTTGCGTCGCTCATCATGCCGAGGATCAGGTGGAAACTATTCTCCATCACCTCATTCGCGGCACTGGTTTACGTGGAATGCAGGGGATTCCTGAAAATCGAGTGATGGAATCTGGAATCGTACTCCGTCGGCCACTTTTGAAGTTTTCCCGTCAGGAAATTCTCGATTATCTCCAGGAAATTGGTCAGGAATACCGGCACGATGTTACGAATGACAATCAGAGTTACACCCGCAATCGAATTCGTCAGGAATTAATACCTCTCCTGCAAACATACAATGCGAACTTCTCACAGCATCTGATTGGGCTGAGAAATC from Rubinisphaera italica includes the following:
- the rny gene encoding ribonuclease Y, translated to MGTEAYILGGIALLVGLAVGYMLERVRLGASYRTKDQMLEDGKREAEVIRKNGEIAAKEEVLKRREQLEAELSKQRNEIRDLERKMDKRESTLEDLQENVTKRERMIESMQNRLTERLKTAERRETELTRILKQEQEELYKISGLKKEQAVERLLDRVKTELRNETGQLILKHEAEIKETCDSKAREIIGMAVQRYASAHTSEITVSSIDIPSDEMKGRIIGREGRNIRTFEKLTGVDVIVDDTPGVVIISSFDSVRREIGKMAMQRLIQDGRIHPTRIEEIVSECQKEIDERIMRLGQEAAQEADVPGLHEKLIQLMGRLNFRVSYSQNVLRHSIEVAHLTGMMAEQLGLDGDLARRCGFTHDIGKAADHEMEGGHPAIGADLLKRYSEGEEVVHSAAGHHDDIRPDYIYTVLVAAADAISAARPGARRETLEKYAKRLEELEGLVCGFPGVEQCYAVQAGREVRVIVDPRDVNDREAAALAREIAKAVEENLTYPGEVKVAVMRETRSVEYAR
- the tilS gene encoding tRNA lysidine(34) synthetase TilS; amino-acid sequence: MLEFEKKLLSSISASDIRLGNILLAISGGADSVAMLRAMAAIASKAKISLEVAHFNHQVRPDAASDQDWVGELCSKLRLRFWTNSVKDTDDQPDPVQNDEASLREMRYQFLVETAHSASCQSICVAHHAEDQVETILHHLIRGTGLRGMQGIPENRVMESGIVLRRPLLKFSRQEILDYLQEIGQEYRHDVTNDNQSYTRNRIRQELIPLLQTYNANFSQHLIGLRNQIVEAHAFHLDLVRAALKEAVLSNQADHVRVLVKPICDLPEFLQREFFVELWSRNNWPRQKMTSDDWERIKNMLTQTEGRLKLSAGIIVERRAQMIVIEREN